GGAGGCATGGTGATCCATCCTCTCAACCTCCACATGAAGCACTTTGTTGACAAATTGGGTAACGGCGTAAACACATTGGGGCCATTTGTTTGGGAAGTGGAGCTGAGGAATATTAAAAACTGGAAACTTTCCATACTAAATCGAGGCTAGctccagatcttttttttttttaaatatatacatatcttCAGGCATCTCCGTGCGTCAGGAGGTCCCGTCGAAAAAGGCAGTGTTCGATGGCAGCGAGCTCACTTTCGAGGAGAGCGACTGGTTCATCGTGAACTTCTTACGCATGCTGTGGCGCTACGGGCTCAACTATCTGTTCATGCAGATGTGGGTGGAAAGTGTCATGGATAAATTCATGAGGTGAGGGCAGGGGAGGCAGGTAATCTTATACTGTACATCCTTTGACATTGACGTTGAAGAGTTTCCTCTGTTGATCCTTGTTGGCAGGATCTACCAGTACCAGCAGTACGGGTACTCCTTCACCAGCATGGAAAGGCTCCTGCATGCCATGGGCGGGGATGATTTCCTCAGCCTGATGAATCACACGCTGGAGGAAACCATGAGGGCCGAAGGATTTGCGCAGATCTTCCTCAATAACGTAGTGGCTCCCCTGACGCGCCAGACTTATGGCCAAAGCGTCCGCATCAACGGCCTCGCGGGTATGTACTGTAATCCCACGCCTCTTCACGCGCTGGGCGATGAAGGATTTTTGTTGACACGTTTGTGCATCGGTGCCAGGAGCTTTGTCGCTGACGGGTGCTGACTCGGGCTTGTGGGCAGTGGATGGAGGCAACAAAAGAGTTTGCTCTGGACTTCTTTACCACAGCAAGAGTGACCTCATCCGAGCCCGGGTGACCAACATTTCGTTCAAAGTTCGGCCGTCCAAGACAGGTACCCATCCATCCGTAGATCCCACTGactgacacacacacctctGACCGCCTGAAATGTTTATAAAGACCTCTTTCAGTAGTTTCAAGTACCATCAAAATACTGGCACTGAAATACATTTGTGTAGGAGGCCCAAGAGTTAATCAGAACCAGGGATGTTCAATGcgactggtcgatcgcgaggTAATCTTGGTCAAACGcgggatggcgtgccaaaaaaaaaacaaaaaacgtcagccaatgttccctctaaactgcgtgcgtgggcaattgtgcaccgctgatgcagtctcttcgcagatattctgcattgcgtgcaacaacaaaaaataatccaatgcaaattgaaagtataatataatatatagtatCGTATAGTAcattatagtatagtatagtataactTTTAAAGGCATACAGTCAtaaatacaaatgttacagtacttacacagcccatcaatgtgatttataatgaaagcgtccaccaccgcagctttagttagcaacacagtctggcaacgtagagcaaagatgagctagacatgctgcttatgtttactctcaataataatggagaaagctaaaaaagaaatgatgttgttttaagatggaatgactgtcggagtatgtgaataatcgaagaaaaagtgattttctcttttccgactGGGTaaagtctggtctgaagacAAAGCAGaaggtgcaggatgagatggtgtggaattttaaaattccaccttggcacagcctgatccaggatgaaagcacagacaatacagtgcacaaaaagctaattctgtgttttaaatataggaggcaacataacattaaccttaaaacggtttgggagcatcatcatcaaacCCCCTGTCGTCGGTAGTTCGCGAGacgctggctgcttgaaaattagatcttggggtcaaaaagtctgggcacaccTGATCCAAACCAAAGCATAGGTGTTGTTCccaagaaatacattttggtaGCCAATGTAACAGTTTGAAGACAAACATTTCTCAATGattaaatgtgaatgtttgagttaaaagttaaatacagctGGATCGCAACAAGTGTACAACAAATGTACAGCActatatgtcaaaaataaattgagGTCACTGAAACTCACGCTAACAAAGTTTGAACacttaattcagtgattctgtcatgtaccactagagggaggctCCCAGCCACACTTTGAGGATCACAGGACTGTACTCTAGTAATAGTTTCAATGGAAATATCCCGCACAATATGATGCCACATTTGAATATCATTTCAAACACAatttatacaaaaacaaataaatgacttACAGATTGACTGATTTTGGGTGCACCACATGTGCACTTGTGCTGATGATTTCACATCCCCCTGGCAGAATTTCTAAGATGTAAGATGACCCATTTATTCcaacccatttatttatttttggtgtaGTTGGGATTGAACTGCGTCcgtttgtgtctgtgtttgcAGGGCCCTCCACCGGCTTCTACGAAGTCAGTTACGTTGGAGACGGCGGCGCGGGGCATTCGATGTATGACATTGTTGTCATAGCAACCCCACTTCACCAGGGCCAGTCTGACATCTCCTTCTCAGGTCTGTCTTCACCAGTGGTGTCCCAGTTCCCCGGCATCTACCACCAAGTATTCTCAATTCTGGTCCATGGCGTGCTCAACACTTCCTACCTGGGAGTCACGCGGCCGGCCTCGGAGTTCACTGTGTCTGAGATTCTCACCGCGGACTCCAAAGACAACGTCATGTACAGTTTGACTTCCGTCGACCCGGTCCACATCCCGCCCGGCTACAGCCGACCTCCCGCCAGCCAGACCAAAGTATGGAAAGTGTTTTCTCCTCGAGCGCTGGACCAGGAGGACCTCCGCCGTATGTTCCTCTCGTGGGATTCCGTGTCGCAGACTCCATGGCTGGCCTACCCCACTTATCGTCCCCCCCAGCGCCTGACCCCGCCGTTCATCCTGCACAGCCGACTCTACTATCTCAGCGCCGTGGAGTGGGCGGCCAGCTCCATGGAGATGAGCGCCATCTCGGCCAGGAACATCGCGCTGCTGGCCCACCACCGCTGGCACAAGCAGATGGGCCAGATCGACCAGGAGGACCTGCACACGCGCCTGCGAGGGGAGCTCTGAAGCGCACGGGCCCGGTCCGATCCGGTCCTGAAAGATCAGGTATTTAGGTTGTATCAGGGTAAGCGCGGCTGTCACTTCCTGATGAACTGCTAGTCTGCAGACAGTCTCACTCAAAGTACACCTATGTTCTTTCATCAGGTTCGCCACGATTTTACATTAAAAGTCCTGTAATAGTTCTTGTattaattttctcaaattgGCTAACTAAAATATCGTTCTGTGACTCAGtgagtcatttttatttctgtcattaaataattgatttattgtaataatgaaaaaaaaaacactcctggttaaaaaaaaaaaaaaaaatctgatttaactttaactttattattttatttactttattaaaTCATTGGTTAGCACTTACGCTTCACAGTTTGGAAGTTGGGAATTTGGATCCAGTTTCTGGCCTTCCCGTACTCCGGTAGCTGGGTTAGGCGCCAGCACACTCACGACCTTGGTGAAGATAAATAGGtccatttaattattttacacattttacatacacattattcttattattattttcaagagTTCTGTAAATGACCTGGTCTATTGATTCGTTTTAGAAATGAAATGTACACAAAAGCTTGCCCACCCCTGAGCGGACACAACATGACTCACAGCCACCAAACGCGTTCACTTGACGTAAAACATTCtcatacacttaaaaaaaaaaaatgatacatcaTGGTGTAGGAATAAATGAAAGTAGAAAGTAAGTAAGTAGAAAAAGTCTAACCACAAAATGTTTATTAGGCGTCACTCTCTTGAAATCTGCCGCACATATCATCAAGCGCCAGTCCGTTACTGATTTGGGCGGAACCGCATTGTGTTAAGATAAATGGCGTTGAGCTGCTGTTTGATGTCTCACCAACATTTTTCGGGTGGGTCGTAGTTGTAACAGTGCATCAGGTACGCCTACGCTAACCAATTACATAGTTATGTTATGATCTCATACATTCTGCCTTCATCTCAATGACAATGTTCAGTGCTGATTGAAAGATTTATAATTCATGTAGattattgtggttgttgtttACATCAGTGTGAATATGTTCTACAACACTACTACTGAGAGCTATCGCTATTTTTGCACATCTTTGATAAGATTGTGCACGTGTCTTTGGAATGTAAGATAATTGCCCTTATTGTTCCTTTCAGTCTGCGTAATTCTTTATACTTGTAATTACGTTTAAATGTTAGTGAATGACGACTCCTCCATTGGTCCTCCCTTCTGAACAGAGTTCTgtagagtttttgtttttagacatGCAAAAGGGTAAATGATACTAATGTTTGAAAAGATATTTGGTCTTACtatttggaaaaacaactgTGCTGGTGTGACCAGAATCCTACAAACGGGGACCCGTCATAAGGGAGGAAAAGTGTTTGACATTGGtcacatttgattatttttataatcTATGGGCTACTGtactttttgaaatgtattcacaaatatattttgataGAGAAGGATTTCCTAAAGCGATTTTAAAGGGACTAATTGTGTGCTGTAATTGACAGAATACAACAAGTCAAACAGTTGGAACcacaacttaatttttttttttttttagattatatttGAAATGACACTGTTTAGGATCAAagtattagggttagggttagggttcgtgTTTGGTAATAATCATTGTATAAAGTCTACTGATGTGTCTAAGTCGATGTCTTTGAGCCATCAGcctaatgaaatgttttttttttttgtttgttaaggAAATAAACATTGTCTTCAGTTGTACGCAGCATCTTTGGACACGTTCCTTTTCAGCTCCAAGTTACCCCATCCGCGCTCCCCGATTAAAGGCCCATGTGATTGAAGATCTGACAATGGGCCCCTTTTGAGTCTCTGAATAAGGATGCGTCTGTTGTGCTGATGTGACATCCAGCTGTGTGTTCAGGTAGTGGGCGGAACAATGGTACCAGAATCCAACAGGACATGTGACGGGACGTCAGAGGGCATATAAGCGCTTTGATGGTGTTTGTCAACACGCACCAAGAGAAACCGTCGGTGCAAGATGAGGCTCCTAGCATCGCTTTTTGTCATCCTTGCTGCGACGGTGCTGCAGTCTGGTAAAATTATGAAAAACTTGAATGGGCAGGCAAACTTGTATCATCGGTTTTACTTTGCAttcataaaaatgcatttctctTGTGCTGCAGCTTTCTCTGCATCGCTGAAGTCcgctgaggaggaaaaaaaggatcaTTACGGTGAGCAGTTAAAGTTGggatttcaaaataaacacTGATCATTAGTATTAAATTAATCACACTGCTTTGCTTAATATTTTCTTGCAGATGTTTTAACCGAACTGCTGAAAATAGGTGATTTGCATTTGATTATTCTTCACAAAGATGACAttcatttcctgtttttattttaaaatgcaccaCAGGATGATGATATTTTTTCTCAATCTAATAACAATGTAATAGCAATAAGTGAGACATTTGAATGATaatgaaatattgttttatagTACATGTAGCAGCAAGGTGGcagagctggaaagcgttagcctcggAGTTCTCAGGTCAAGGTcaaagttcaatcccggccccacctgtgtggagtttgcacgttctccccgtgccggcgtgggttttttccgggcactccggtttcctcccacatcccaaaaacgtgcaacattaattggacactctaaattgcccctaggtgtgattgtgagtgcggctgtttgtctcaatgtgccctgcgattggctggcaaccagttcagggtgtaacccgcctcctgcccgtttaccgctgggataggctccagcgcgccCCACGACCCTCGCgacgataagcggcaaagaaaatggatagatagtaCATTTATAGGCTATAATAAGAGTAAGAAGATTATCAGTAACAGATTCTCACTGTTATGAATAATATGTTTCATCACAATACATTAGATAGTAACCATGGTGGAAGAAATTTTAATGTCCGCTTTTGAgcaaattaaaggcttttaggtgcgccttattgtgcggaaaatacggtaatataAACCTTGGCTCATTGTTGGTCTTACTAAAGTAAAATACATCTGGTGTTATTAATAATCTTACCAGCATTTTATTTTGCGGAAGTATTACTAAAGCAGTATCTAGCATCATGTGTGTATTGGGTGTGTTCAGATCAGCTGGAGTTTGAGGCTGCCCAGAAGAGCGAAGAGGCGCACATGAACGGTACGATTCTTAACAGCAGAACGTGCGCTTCTCGCAAACGTAGAATTCAAGTGACGTCGTTCTTGTAGTTACACACAAGCGAGGTGACGATGGACGCTACCTTGGTAAGTGGGGAACATCAACATCACTTAACAGGCTCACCTGGGTTCCTGTCATAACGTCATCCCTTGTGTTAATATCCTCACAGAGGCTGCTACAGATGAAACTGGTAAAGTAGGAAATCACATTTGTGGTACCAATAAGTATGTTTAATAAGTGActggtgtcccccccccccacagtggAGATGCAAAGGGAGGATTCAGTCGGGGATGCAGCAGGTGAGCAAAGCTACAACTGACTGAAATATAACAGTATGAGTAGCGTGCTTTTGGatacaatagaataaaaatcaccAACATGATGAGCACTCATACAGTGCACTGAATGTCCCGGGTTCGTTTATTTCAGCAGCGGAGGTACACGTTGAACTCTTGAGCGACACAGCAGGTGAGTGCGACACGTGCTTGGATgctgcacacacacagttttacGTATTAGATAATACACCAATAATCCCCCTGTTCCTCGGCAGAGGGAGGGCGTCGCTCTTCTGACGCAGCAGCTGCCGAGGACGAGGGTAAGAGGGGGGGCGTTGGTCTGTAGCTAGCGACCAACCCCGCTTTGAGAAAGTCCAGCAATTTGCAGCACGAGTGCGAAATGTCACATGACCTTGTCGCGTCTTTATGCAGGTGCAAACTGTCGGTCCACCGAGCCGACGGCGCCAGATGGTCAGAGGCACGCGCTaagttgaaaaaataaagttgtcAGGTTATTAAAAATGATGTTATGTAATTGTCGTTGGCTTccagagcagcagcagcagcagcagccgcggCCACCTGCACACCCAGAGAGCATTGCAGGTAAGTAAGATGGAAGTGCAGATATAATTAGGT
This DNA window, taken from Syngnathoides biaculeatus isolate LvHL_M chromosome 17, ASM1980259v1, whole genome shotgun sequence, encodes the following:
- the pcyox1 gene encoding prenylcysteine oxidase 1 isoform X2 gives rise to the protein MSVGTWTQRVFLLLGIYHSATRTLASTPELHEPPANIAVVGAGIGGAAAAFYLRQEFGPTVKIDVFEPADVGGRLATAEMANQEYETGGISVRQEVPSKKAVFDGSELTFEESDWFIVNFLRMLWRYGLNYLFMQMWVESVMDKFMRIYQYQQYGYSFTSMERLLHAMGGDDFLSLMNHTLEETMRAEGFAQIFLNNVVAPLTRQTYGQSVRINGLAGALSLTGADSGLWAVDGGNKRVCSGLLYHSKSDLIRARVTNISFKVRPSKTGPSTGFYEVSYVGDGGAGHSMYDIVVIATPLHQGQSDISFSGLSSPVVSQFPGIYHQVFSILVHGVLNTSYLGVTRPASEFTVSEILTADSKDNVMYSLTSVDPVHIPPGYSRPPASQTKVWKVFSPRALDQEDLRRMFLSWDSVSQTPWLAYPTYRPPQRLTPPFILHSRLYYLSAVEWAASSMEMSAISARNIALLAHHRWHKQMGQIDQEDLHTRLRGEL
- the pcyox1 gene encoding prenylcysteine oxidase 1 isoform X1 yields the protein MSVGTWTQRVFLLLGIYHSATRTLASTPELHEPPANIAVVGAGIGGAAAAFYLRQEFGPTVKIDVFEPADVGGRLATAEMANQEYETGGMVIHPLNLHMKHFVDKLGISVRQEVPSKKAVFDGSELTFEESDWFIVNFLRMLWRYGLNYLFMQMWVESVMDKFMRIYQYQQYGYSFTSMERLLHAMGGDDFLSLMNHTLEETMRAEGFAQIFLNNVVAPLTRQTYGQSVRINGLAGALSLTGADSGLWAVDGGNKRVCSGLLYHSKSDLIRARVTNISFKVRPSKTGPSTGFYEVSYVGDGGAGHSMYDIVVIATPLHQGQSDISFSGLSSPVVSQFPGIYHQVFSILVHGVLNTSYLGVTRPASEFTVSEILTADSKDNVMYSLTSVDPVHIPPGYSRPPASQTKVWKVFSPRALDQEDLRRMFLSWDSVSQTPWLAYPTYRPPQRLTPPFILHSRLYYLSAVEWAASSMEMSAISARNIALLAHHRWHKQMGQIDQEDLHTRLRGEL